A region of Paenibacillus sp. 37 DNA encodes the following proteins:
- a CDS encoding ArsR/SmtB family transcription factor, with translation MAYHVKIDVSPIYEMLNSFLVYVTKKWIQHLDIGPEWILEVEGKLSSNVRAALAPAATWPFDDFDVLFAWAAYQNDTSENRDFLDMLAGMTAEDLFARVSPLLPALTIEESTRIRNSYVPLLRLWDENYCQNMSEDQRVWLEEDAEEKRILLDKMGPELLIEYATAGVLVEPMPGLNEVILFPTVHNRPINMYCFYEGMMIMQYPVDAPEENEDQPPTCLLRFTHALADPERLRLLRYVSDEPKSLAEMCEELGKDEDTVKDQVMALRIAGLLRTHLLGSNRKEKYSIRPDGVSELNMFLESYIRI, from the coding sequence ATGGCTTATCATGTGAAAATTGATGTTTCACCGATATATGAAATGCTTAACAGCTTTCTGGTTTATGTCACGAAAAAATGGATTCAGCATCTGGATATTGGTCCTGAATGGATTCTGGAGGTGGAAGGCAAACTAAGTTCCAATGTACGAGCTGCTCTCGCACCTGCTGCCACTTGGCCTTTTGATGATTTTGATGTTTTGTTTGCATGGGCAGCCTATCAAAATGATACATCGGAGAATCGTGATTTCCTGGACATGCTTGCCGGAATGACAGCGGAAGACCTGTTTGCACGCGTGTCTCCTCTTCTGCCGGCTCTTACAATAGAAGAATCTACGCGCATTCGGAACAGTTATGTCCCATTATTGCGACTATGGGATGAAAACTACTGTCAGAATATGAGCGAAGATCAGCGTGTGTGGCTTGAAGAAGATGCCGAAGAAAAACGCATTTTGCTTGATAAAATGGGACCTGAACTTCTTATTGAATATGCTACAGCGGGCGTTCTTGTTGAACCGATGCCTGGACTGAACGAAGTCATCCTGTTTCCAACGGTGCACAATCGCCCTATTAATATGTACTGTTTCTATGAGGGTATGATGATCATGCAGTATCCCGTAGATGCACCAGAAGAGAATGAAGACCAGCCCCCAACATGTCTTTTACGTTTTACCCATGCACTAGCTGATCCCGAAAGACTTCGCCTGCTTCGTTACGTATCGGATGAACCCAAATCCCTCGCTGAGATGTGTGAAGAACTGGGTAAAGACGAAGACACGGTTAAAGACCAGGTGATGGCGCTTCGCATCGCAGGTCTGCTACGGACCCATCTGCTCGGAAGTAACCGTAAAGAGAAATACAGTATTCGGCCGGATGGCGTATCTGAGTTGAATATGTTCCTGGAATCCTATATTCGCATTTAA
- a CDS encoding type IA DNA topoisomerase has product MKTLVIAEKPDMGRTIAAVIEPKAKNNRTYLEGEHYIITWAIGHLLGLAEPDAYDTKYKRWNIADLPIIPDQFKIVPNPRTKDQLKMIGELAKRASAIVNACDAGREGQYIFALIQQQLKLRQPVKRLWISDLTAESIRRGFDGLKDASEFENLTHAARARSEADWLIGMNASRAFTTRHNALLSVGRVQTPVLALIYDREIEIEAFQSQTFYEVAAWFRQEGVEYRGLRQGDKLTDAEAAEAIAASVKGKTGQITKYEAKQTKEYPYRLYDLTLLQREANAKFGYGAKKTLDIAQALYEKHKVISYPRTNSNYVTEQNIEGMHKTLNLLKNGTYSELAQGAKPELVHKNNKGVCNPSRVEDHHAILPTLKRPGTLSKDEQNIYDLIVRRFLSHFYPPAEYKQHTVLTEVEKHQFKTSVKELLSLGWKVVLGSGDQEQSGAGKKKTKKNGNEDEEAEEWTDKAFAVQPELPVQCTKSEFKEKATQPPKSYTEGTLLKAMESAGKQIENEELRDAMKDSGLGTPATRAATIERLKNVGYITLQGKKMQLTLKGRTAIELIRRAGVDLLTSPEMTGQWERRLYQISKGEAGQDKFMENVKKFTLSIIEKVRVQAPAPADAFGEDSRAGRGKGKGARTQASNTRTSAKTASGSSTVKTSRQTSASSSRAGSGKSTTTKAPSSTASPTGVRELLAPCPSPGCTGQIIEGKKGYGCSRFKEGCSFVVWKEYAGKKITSTMLKSLIEKGSTQVLSFKRKDGSTVKARIILQDVVTGKLSGEKQDA; this is encoded by the coding sequence ATGAAGACACTGGTTATAGCGGAAAAACCCGACATGGGTCGAACCATTGCCGCCGTCATAGAACCAAAGGCCAAGAACAATCGCACGTATCTGGAGGGTGAGCATTACATCATCACTTGGGCGATAGGGCATTTGCTTGGACTGGCTGAACCGGATGCCTATGATACAAAGTACAAACGCTGGAATATAGCGGACCTGCCAATCATACCCGATCAGTTCAAGATTGTACCCAATCCGAGGACAAAAGATCAGCTTAAAATGATTGGAGAACTGGCAAAACGGGCTTCAGCGATCGTTAATGCTTGCGATGCAGGGAGAGAAGGTCAGTACATCTTCGCCCTCATACAACAGCAATTGAAGCTGCGTCAGCCTGTAAAGCGTTTATGGATATCGGATTTGACGGCAGAGAGCATTAGACGTGGTTTTGATGGTCTGAAGGATGCCTCTGAATTTGAAAATTTGACCCATGCTGCTCGCGCCAGAAGTGAAGCCGATTGGCTGATCGGAATGAATGCCTCACGGGCGTTTACAACCCGCCATAATGCATTGTTGTCTGTAGGTCGTGTTCAGACGCCGGTACTCGCGCTAATCTATGATCGTGAAATAGAGATTGAAGCGTTCCAGTCACAGACCTTTTATGAAGTAGCTGCCTGGTTTCGGCAGGAAGGTGTCGAGTACCGGGGACTGCGTCAGGGAGATAAGTTGACCGATGCGGAGGCAGCAGAGGCCATTGCAGCCAGTGTGAAGGGCAAGACAGGGCAGATTACCAAATACGAAGCAAAGCAGACGAAGGAGTATCCGTATCGTTTGTATGACCTGACCCTTTTACAGCGTGAAGCCAATGCCAAGTTCGGATATGGAGCAAAAAAAACACTGGATATTGCACAGGCCTTGTATGAAAAACACAAGGTGATTTCGTATCCGCGGACAAACTCCAACTATGTTACAGAACAGAATATTGAAGGTATGCACAAAACACTAAACCTGCTTAAAAATGGTACCTATAGTGAGCTTGCGCAAGGGGCCAAGCCAGAGCTTGTTCATAAGAATAATAAAGGGGTATGTAATCCGAGCAGGGTTGAGGATCACCATGCGATCCTACCTACTTTGAAGCGACCAGGTACCTTATCCAAGGATGAGCAGAACATCTATGATTTGATTGTCAGGCGTTTCTTGTCTCACTTTTATCCTCCGGCGGAGTATAAGCAACATACCGTGCTCACCGAAGTGGAGAAACATCAGTTTAAGACATCTGTCAAAGAGCTGCTGTCCCTCGGATGGAAAGTGGTTCTTGGTTCTGGAGATCAGGAACAGAGCGGTGCAGGCAAGAAAAAGACCAAGAAAAACGGCAATGAGGATGAGGAAGCTGAAGAGTGGACGGACAAGGCTTTTGCTGTACAACCTGAATTGCCTGTTCAATGTACGAAGAGTGAGTTCAAGGAGAAGGCGACCCAGCCTCCCAAAAGTTATACCGAGGGAACATTGCTCAAAGCGATGGAGAGTGCAGGCAAGCAGATCGAGAATGAAGAGCTACGAGATGCGATGAAAGATAGTGGTCTGGGTACTCCGGCTACACGTGCGGCTACAATTGAACGCCTCAAAAACGTAGGTTACATTACGCTGCAAGGGAAGAAAATGCAGTTAACGCTCAAAGGCAGAACAGCTATTGAGTTGATTCGCCGTGCGGGTGTAGATCTGTTAACTTCACCTGAGATGACCGGGCAATGGGAAAGAAGATTATATCAGATTTCCAAAGGTGAGGCGGGTCAGGACAAGTTCATGGAGAACGTCAAGAAATTCACCTTGTCCATCATTGAGAAAGTGCGTGTACAAGCTCCTGCTCCAGCAGATGCTTTTGGAGAAGATTCACGGGCAGGCAGGGGGAAAGGCAAGGGAGCCAGAACCCAAGCCAGCAATACAAGGACATCTGCCAAGACGGCTAGTGGCAGTTCAACTGTAAAAACGTCCCGTCAGACTTCGGCATCTTCGTCCAGAGCTGGCAGTGGGAAAAGCACGACCACCAAGGCACCTTCCTCAACTGCGAGCCCAACCGGAGTGAGAGAGTTACTGGCACCTTGTCCTTCTCCCGGCTGTACGGGTCAGATTATAGAGGGCAAGAAGGGTTATGGATGCTCACGTTTCAAGGAAGGCTGTTCATTTGTGGTCTGGAAAGAGTATGCAGGCAAGAAAATCACCAGTACGATGTTAAAATCGCTGATTGAGAAGGGCAGTACCCAAGTACTGTCGTTCAAACGAAAAGACGGGAGTACGGTGAAGGCACGGATTATTTTGCAGGACGTAGTAACAGGCAAGTTATCTGGTGAGAAACAGGATGCTTGA
- a CDS encoding Fur family transcriptional regulator → MASNRDKSISEQIFHIKNQLVEKGYKLTQQREVTVRVLLEHEKDHFSAEEVFLLVKEQFPEIGLATVYRTLELLSDLQVVEKINFGDGAARFDLRSTDGSHHHHHLICTECGKVEEIMEDGLLRLEQQIERQYGFAVTDHRLDFQGVCKECRQKHVLKEQAAG, encoded by the coding sequence ATGGCAAGTAACCGGGACAAGTCCATTTCAGAACAGATTTTTCACATTAAAAATCAATTGGTTGAAAAAGGATATAAGTTAACACAACAACGGGAAGTTACTGTACGTGTATTGCTTGAACATGAAAAGGATCATTTTAGCGCAGAGGAAGTATTTCTCCTGGTTAAGGAGCAGTTCCCTGAGATTGGATTGGCTACCGTATACCGCACTCTCGAACTGCTGAGTGACCTTCAGGTCGTTGAAAAGATTAACTTTGGTGACGGCGCTGCGCGCTTTGATCTGCGAAGTACAGACGGTTCCCATCACCACCATCATTTGATCTGTACAGAATGTGGTAAAGTGGAAGAGATTATGGAAGATGGTCTGCTTCGTTTGGAACAACAAATCGAGCGTCAGTATGGCTTTGCTGTTACGGATCATCGTCTGGATTTCCAGGGTGTATGTAAAGAGTGCAGACAAAAGCATGTACTAAAGGAACAAGCAGCAGGATAA
- a CDS encoding MFS transporter, which translates to MSSITRPKLSHSTANYLILITVIVVAGISQGLLLPVLSIFLEQKGVSPGLNGLNAAALYIGSFAMTLVAERLLGALGFKKLIVGGLILVMVPLILFPYFPDIKIWFILRLIVGIGDSALHYAAQLWVLLVTAPEKRGRYISLYGMSYGLGFSIGPLGIKLLGFGDAVPFWVLFICIAAVLILVLMKLPNTKPEKAEHGQLPERRFRRSLAWAWYALLPALLYGYMEAGMNSNFPVYGLRIGFDTDQISSLLPFIGIGGLFLQLPLGMLSDRYGRKKVLMFAGISGGIIFMLVPVAGTHFWWTLVLLTIAGGLVGSFFSLGLAYAADILPKVLLPAANVVASFHFTIGSIIGPNLGGQMINWISPGSMFTLLGIMYLLFGVAGLLFRRKPEFESVLK; encoded by the coding sequence GTGTCATCGATTACTCGTCCCAAACTATCACACTCGACAGCCAACTATCTCATTTTGATTACGGTTATTGTGGTGGCGGGAATAAGTCAGGGGCTTTTGCTGCCTGTGCTTTCGATTTTTTTGGAGCAAAAAGGGGTTTCGCCAGGTTTAAACGGATTAAACGCCGCCGCGTTGTACATTGGGTCTTTTGCCATGACTCTCGTTGCGGAACGGTTATTGGGAGCATTAGGGTTCAAAAAGCTGATTGTAGGTGGCCTGATATTAGTCATGGTCCCATTAATACTATTTCCGTATTTTCCAGATATTAAAATATGGTTCATATTGCGTCTGATCGTTGGAATAGGAGACAGCGCACTTCATTATGCGGCTCAGCTCTGGGTGCTACTTGTTACCGCTCCTGAAAAGCGTGGACGCTACATATCACTATATGGCATGTCCTACGGTCTTGGATTCAGTATTGGTCCACTGGGAATTAAGCTGCTTGGCTTTGGTGATGCTGTCCCTTTCTGGGTCTTGTTCATATGTATCGCAGCAGTACTTATACTGGTATTAATGAAGCTTCCGAATACGAAACCGGAAAAAGCAGAGCATGGCCAACTGCCGGAACGTCGCTTCCGTCGAAGTCTGGCATGGGCCTGGTATGCACTTTTACCAGCACTCTTATACGGATATATGGAGGCTGGCATGAATAGTAACTTCCCCGTGTATGGCCTGCGTATTGGGTTCGACACTGATCAGATTTCGTCGTTGCTTCCCTTTATCGGGATTGGAGGTTTGTTCCTTCAATTGCCTTTGGGTATGTTGAGTGACCGATATGGGCGAAAGAAGGTATTAATGTTTGCGGGCATCAGCGGAGGAATCATCTTCATGCTGGTTCCAGTCGCAGGTACGCATTTCTGGTGGACGCTTGTATTGTTAACAATCGCAGGTGGCCTGGTCGGTTCCTTTTTCTCACTGGGCCTGGCTTATGCCGCAGACATTTTGCCTAAAGTGTTGCTGCCTGCAGCCAACGTTGTGGCTTCCTTTCATTTCACGATTGGAAGTATTATTGGACCGAATCTGGGCGGTCAGATGATCAACTGGATTTCACCAGGAAGCATGTTCACATTGCTGGGAATCATGTACCTTCTTTTCGGCGTGGCAGGTTTATTATTTCGTCGTAAACCTGAGTTCGAATCTGTGTTAAAATAG
- a CDS encoding glutamate synthase subunit beta, with the protein MSTPTGFMEYKRQLPTDREPAERIKDWEEFHKHMAEEELRTQGARCMDCGTPYCHTGIDMIGGTSGCPVHNLIPEWNNLVYRGLWREALERLHKTNNFPEFTGRICPAPCEGSCTVGLIGQPVTIKTIEEAIIEKGFEEGWVVPEPPEKRTGKRVAVVGSGPAGLATAAQLNKAGHSVTVYERSDRVGGLLMYGIPTMKLDKKVVQRRVDLLEAEGIQFITNTEIGKDIAAQQLVDEYDAVVLCGGATKPREFNIEGSDLKGVHYAMDFLNGSIKSYLDSNLEDGQYLSAKDKDIIVIGGGDTGSDCVATSLRHGCRTITQFGTHTQAPMERDRINNPWPQFPNVYTLDYAQEEAKALFGQDPREFSIMTTKFVGDDEGNLKELHTVQIERIVDETGRKIYQPIPGTERVFPAQMAMIAIGFDGPEQTLVEQLGLATDRRTNVKARYGKYNTNVDKVFAAGDMRRGQSLVVWAINEGREAAREVDKYLMGASVLV; encoded by the coding sequence ATGTCTACACCTACTGGATTTATGGAATACAAACGTCAACTGCCAACAGATCGTGAGCCAGCGGAGCGGATTAAGGATTGGGAAGAGTTTCATAAACACATGGCTGAAGAAGAGCTCAGAACACAAGGTGCACGATGCATGGATTGTGGTACCCCGTATTGCCATACAGGTATAGATATGATTGGTGGCACGTCAGGTTGCCCCGTGCATAACCTGATTCCAGAATGGAATAATCTTGTATATCGCGGACTGTGGAGAGAAGCACTTGAACGCCTTCACAAAACGAATAATTTCCCAGAGTTTACAGGTCGCATCTGTCCAGCTCCTTGCGAAGGATCATGTACAGTTGGCTTAATTGGTCAGCCTGTAACCATCAAAACGATTGAAGAAGCAATTATTGAAAAAGGTTTCGAAGAAGGATGGGTGGTTCCGGAGCCTCCTGAAAAACGTACGGGTAAACGTGTAGCTGTGGTAGGTTCAGGTCCAGCGGGACTAGCTACTGCGGCTCAGTTGAATAAGGCAGGACATTCGGTAACCGTATATGAGCGTTCGGACCGTGTCGGCGGATTGCTGATGTACGGTATCCCAACAATGAAATTGGATAAAAAGGTAGTTCAACGTCGTGTTGATCTGCTCGAAGCAGAAGGCATTCAATTCATTACGAACACCGAGATTGGTAAAGATATTGCAGCACAACAACTGGTGGATGAATATGACGCTGTTGTATTGTGCGGTGGTGCAACGAAGCCGCGTGAATTCAATATTGAAGGCAGCGACTTGAAAGGCGTTCATTACGCCATGGATTTCCTGAATGGCAGCATTAAGAGTTATCTGGACTCCAATCTGGAAGATGGTCAATATCTGTCCGCTAAAGATAAAGATATTATCGTCATTGGTGGCGGTGATACAGGATCTGACTGTGTGGCTACATCGCTGCGCCATGGTTGTCGTACGATCACTCAATTCGGTACGCATACACAAGCGCCTATGGAACGTGATCGCATTAACAACCCTTGGCCGCAATTCCCGAACGTATACACACTTGATTATGCGCAAGAGGAAGCCAAAGCGTTGTTTGGTCAAGATCCGCGTGAGTTCTCCATCATGACAACGAAATTTGTCGGAGACGATGAGGGGAACCTCAAAGAATTGCATACAGTACAGATCGAGCGTATTGTGGATGAGACTGGTCGCAAGATTTATCAGCCGATTCCAGGTACAGAGCGTGTATTCCCGGCTCAGATGGCCATGATTGCCATTGGTTTTGATGGACCGGAACAAACGTTGGTAGAGCAACTGGGACTTGCAACAGATCGTCGCACAAACGTTAAGGCACGTTACGGCAAATACAACACCAATGTGGATAAAGTATTTGCAGCAGGTGACATGCGTCGTGGTCAAAGCTTGGTTGTATGGGCAATTAATGAAGGCCGTGAGGCTGCTCGTGAAGTGGACAAATACTTGATGGGTGCTTCGGTTTTGGTGTAA
- a CDS encoding HAD family hydrolase, with translation MKIMKQHILFDLDDTLVYCNKYFNLILGEFFENMQEWFDGHSLTTQEIREKQLEIDVTGVNKLGFASHHFPQSLIDTYRYFSSKFARLTSPREESYLSKLGMSVYDQEVEPYPHMVETLENLKGAGHSLYLYTGGETVIQQRKIDQMKLSAYFDDRIYIRQHKNVEALEGILSNGPFDRRATWMIGNSLRTDIMPAVKAGIHSIYIKQPNEWQYNIVELQPNPETSMYTITALEEVPKVIHENIQQQQQKRTLG, from the coding sequence ATGAAAATAATGAAACAACATATTTTGTTTGACCTTGATGATACACTCGTATATTGCAACAAGTACTTCAACCTGATTTTGGGAGAATTCTTTGAGAATATGCAAGAGTGGTTTGATGGACATTCTCTGACAACACAAGAGATTCGGGAAAAACAGCTGGAGATCGATGTAACCGGAGTGAACAAGCTTGGTTTTGCGAGTCATCATTTCCCGCAATCCCTGATTGATACCTATCGTTATTTCTCCAGCAAGTTCGCCAGATTAACCTCTCCCAGAGAAGAGTCTTATCTGAGTAAATTGGGTATGAGTGTGTACGATCAGGAGGTTGAACCCTACCCTCATATGGTTGAAACGCTTGAGAACCTCAAAGGTGCCGGACATTCCCTCTACTTATATACGGGCGGCGAAACCGTGATCCAACAGCGCAAGATTGATCAGATGAAACTCTCGGCTTATTTTGATGATCGGATCTATATCCGACAACACAAAAACGTTGAAGCACTGGAAGGCATTCTGTCTAACGGTCCGTTTGATCGTCGTGCAACTTGGATGATCGGTAACTCACTGCGGACAGACATTATGCCTGCGGTAAAAGCCGGAATTCACAGCATTTATATCAAACAACCAAATGAATGGCAATACAACATCGTGGAACTTCAACCTAATCCGGAAACATCGATGTATACCATCACTGCACTGGAAGAGGTACCAAAAGTCATACACGAAAATATACAACAGCAGCAACAAAAAAGGACCCTTGGATAA